In the Leptospira wolffii serovar Khorat str. Khorat-H2 genome, GGAACGTATTCCCATTTCGTAGGATTTTTGAACGTTGGAGATCGCCATTCCATATGTATCGTGAAAATGTCCGGCTAGTTTTTCTGCGGGAATTTCACGGAGTAGTAGATTCAAGAGGGTTTCCACTTCGGAAGGGACCGCGGTTCCGATCGTCTCTCCCAGAGATATCTCATAAGCACCTTGGTCCAAAAGTATTTTAGAAACTTCTAATACTTTTTCGGGGGCGATTTTTCCTTCGTAGGGACAGTCGATTACGGTGGACACATAGCCTCGAACTAGGACTCCATCCTTGCGGGCTTCTTTGAAAATTTCCGAAAATCCTTCTATGGATTCTCGGATGGTACGATTGATGTTCTTTTTCACGAACGATTCCGAAGCTGCGGTAAAAACGGCCACTTCTCGAAATCCCGCTTCTATCGCCGCCTGGTAACCCTTTAAATTCGGAGTGAGGGCGCTGAAATTGGTACCGCTATGGAAGTTCAGACCGGCAGAGAGCTCCTTGGCGTCGCCTAATTGCGGAATGGCTTCCTTCTTTACGAAGGAAGTAGCTTCTATATTCTTTAGGCCGGCCTGTACCAATTTTTGGATAAAGACGAGTTTGTCCTGGGTGGGAATAGCGAGTTTCTCGTTTTGGAGTCCGTCTCTAGGACCTACTTCCGTGATTTTCAAAGCCATGTTTTTAGGGGATTGGTTGTAAGAATTCCGGGCAAGCATTAAACCGGTATCGATGGTCGGGCAAGAAGAACCTGTATTGGTCTTGGAGAAGCTTTCCTTATTCTCCCCCGAAAGAATCTATCTATCCGATCTGAATCTCACCGTCTTTGCCGGAGAATTCCTGGGAATCCTGGGGCGAAGCGGATCCGGAAAA is a window encoding:
- a CDS encoding hydroxymethylglutaryl-CoA lyase, whose product is MALKITEVGPRDGLQNEKLAIPTQDKLVFIQKLVQAGLKNIEATSFVKKEAIPQLGDAKELSAGLNFHSGTNFSALTPNLKGYQAAIEAGFREVAVFTAASESFVKKNINRTIRESIEGFSEIFKEARKDGVLVRGYVSTVIDCPYEGKIAPEKVLEVSKILLDQGAYEISLGETIGTAVPSEVETLLNLLLREIPAEKLAGHFHDTYGMAISNVQKSYEMGIRSFDSSSGGLGGCPYAKGASGNLATEDLVYYFHKSGIQTGIDLSKLMEASSFMEGLLQRKLSSRSYIALRAKATS